Proteins encoded within one genomic window of Chitinophaga parva:
- a CDS encoding TlpA disulfide reductase family protein — translation MTKATLFFGALLGATLGNPAPKFTITGKVDGGQEGTKIYLRYADVGFAQRKNLDSAVLHNGSFTITGDASSPRFCEILFRDAKAHPSATYEDKIISVFVENSNIKIDAVYDSLGIELDGWRGQKHGFVKVSGSRSHDAYMAYDEVERSYSKRENELFDEYIKIINAKDDADMEERYHKGVPVTVQLDEAAAVDNDFNMRYIQNHTPDAVNAYIATSFLRSSDITTTQVDSLIRYFELSKDNGYLVSHFKEIAPGYQRTALGSEVLDMRFTDSSGKAHALRDYIGKGKYVMLECWASWCGPCRADIPHLKSMYRDFHPQGFEIISVSLDNVKDKWLKALDQEKMPWLQLSDLHAFDGGLPKAYHINAIPHCLLFDPQGKLITLNMRGSWMNRRLQEMYGDHFSKG, via the coding sequence ATGACAAAAGCAACTTTGTTTTTCGGTGCACTACTGGGTGCCACTCTGGGAAACCCTGCACCCAAATTTACCATCACCGGCAAGGTGGATGGCGGCCAGGAAGGCACGAAGATCTACCTGCGCTATGCAGATGTCGGCTTTGCACAACGCAAGAACCTGGACAGCGCGGTGCTGCACAATGGCAGCTTTACCATCACCGGCGACGCCAGTTCCCCGCGTTTTTGTGAGATCCTTTTCCGCGACGCAAAAGCACATCCCAGCGCCACGTACGAGGATAAGATCATTAGTGTGTTCGTGGAGAATTCAAATATTAAGATAGACGCCGTGTACGACAGCCTGGGCATAGAACTGGACGGCTGGCGGGGCCAGAAGCACGGTTTCGTAAAGGTATCCGGCAGCAGGAGTCACGATGCCTACATGGCTTATGATGAAGTGGAGCGTAGCTACAGCAAACGCGAGAACGAACTTTTCGATGAGTATATAAAGATCATCAATGCCAAGGATGATGCCGACATGGAAGAGCGTTACCACAAAGGCGTGCCGGTAACCGTACAGCTGGATGAAGCCGCAGCAGTGGACAACGACTTTAACATGCGTTACATCCAAAACCATACACCGGATGCGGTGAATGCCTACATCGCTACCAGCTTCCTGCGCAGCAGCGATATCACCACCACCCAGGTAGATAGCCTGATCCGCTATTTTGAACTGTCAAAGGACAATGGTTACCTGGTATCGCATTTCAAAGAGATCGCTCCGGGCTACCAGCGTACGGCACTGGGCTCAGAAGTACTGGACATGCGCTTTACCGACAGCAGCGGTAAAGCGCACGCACTGCGCGACTATATTGGTAAAGGAAAGTATGTGATGCTGGAATGCTGGGCCTCCTGGTGTGGCCCCTGCCGCGCAGATATTCCCCACCTGAAGAGTATGTACCGGGACTTCCATCCCCAGGGTTTCGAGATCATCAGCGTGTCACTGGATAATGTCAAAGACAAATGGTTAAAGGCCCTGGACCAGGAGAAAATGCCCTGGTTGCAGCTCAGCGACCTGCATGCCTTTGATGGAGGCCTGCCCAAAGCCTATCATATCAACGCCATTCCACACTGCCTCTTGTTTGATCCCCAGGGTAAGCTGATCACGCTGAACATGCGAGGCTCCTGGATGAACCGCCGCCTGCAGGAAATGTACGGCGACCACTTTTCAAAAGGATGA